GGCTGCTCGCCTTCTCGCTGATTAATCTGCTGCAGGGTATTTTGGGCGGCCTGCTGCTGCGTATGCTGCTGCGCGCCGAGGCGCCGCTCGGCTCGCTGCTAAGCTGGTGCAAAATGGTGGTGGCGGCCGGCATGCTGATGCCGCTGCTGGGCGGGCTGATGGCGACCTGGTGGCTGCATATCATCGGCGGCGCGCCTGACCTGCACTTTTTCTCCACCTGGGTGCTGTCGGAGATCATCGGCATGCTGGCGCTGGGGCCGGTCTGCCTGCTGTGGCAATCGGGCTACCTGCGTCAGCAGGCGCAGCAGCAGGCCCTGCTGGAGCCGCTGGCGACGCTGGCCGTTTCGCTGCTGCTCTGCTGCCTGGCGCTGCGCTTTTTGCCCTGGCCCTTTACCTTTGTCATTGTCATTCTGTTTTGGGTGGCGGTACGCCTGCCGCGGCTCGACGCCTTTTTCGTCTTTTTCGCCAATGTTTCGCTGATGTCGCTGATGCTGGCGCTTAATCTGATTGAGCTACGCGCCGCCAGCCCCGCTTTTATCATCACCGCCCCCTGGCTCCCTTTTCTGCTGGTGCTGATCCCCAGCCATATTATGACGCTGGTCATGTTCTCGTTTCGCGAGGAGAAAAAGCATATCAGCGAAAGCGAGCAGCGTTTTCGCAACGCCATGGAGTATTCCGCCATCGGCATGGCGCTGGTCACGCCGCAGGGGAAATGGCTGCAGGTAAACCAGGCGCTGTGCCGCCTGCTCGGCTATCCGCCGCACCATCTGCAGCAGATGAGCTGGCAGCAGATCACCTGGCCTGACGATCTCGCCGCCGACCTGCAGCAGGCGGAGAGCCTGCTGCGCGGCGAGCAAAACTACTACACGCTGGAAAAACGTTATATCCGTCAGGATGGCGAAGCGGTCTGGGTGCTGCAGGCGGTATCGCTGATGCGCGACGTGGATGGCCATCCGCTCTACTTTATTTCACAAATTGAAGATATCAGCGATCTCAAGCAGAGCGAGGCGGAAAACCAACGGCTGATGGAGCGCATCACGCTGGCGAACGAAGCGGGCGGCATCGGCGTCTGGGAGTGGGATGTCACCCATGACGTGATGAGCTGGGATAAGCGGATGTTCGCCATCTACGAGCTGGAGCCCACCGATCGCCCCACCTATGAATTCTGGCTCGCGCGGCTGCATCCCGACGATCGCGCCATGGCGGAGGAAGCGGTGCGGCGCGCACTGGAAGAGAGCGTACCCTTTACCATGGATTGCCGCATTCTTACCCGCAACGGCATCCGCTATATTCGTACCCAGGCGGAAAGCCTGCTTAATGAAGAGGGTGCCATCGCCCGTATGCTGGGCATCAATCAGGATGTCACCGAGCTGCGCATGCTGACCGAAGCGCTCTATCAGGAAAAAGAGCGTATGCACATTACGCTGGACGCGATTGGCGAAGCGGTGATCAGCACCGACGAAGAGCTGCGCGTCACCTTTATGAACCCGATAGCGGAACAGATGAGCGGCTGGACGCAGGAGCAGGCGGAAGGCAAGCCCGTCGGCGATATTCTGCGCATCACTCATGGCGCGCAGGGGCCGGAAATGGAGAACATTCTGCGCAGCAATCTGCCGCAGGCGGCGGCCGTGACCGATCTCGACCGCGACCTGATCCTGCATAACGCCAACGGCGAGCAGTTTGCCATTCACTACAGCCTGACGCCGCTGACCACCCTGACGGGCGAAAGCATCGGCAGCGTGCTGGTGATTCAGGATGTCAGCGAATCGCGTGAAATGCTGAAACGTCTGCACTACAGCGCCTCGCACGATATGCTGACGCGGCTGCCTAACCGCGCCAGCTTCGAGCATCAGCTGAAGCGGCTGCTGCTTGCCGCCGCGGAACAGCAGCATGTGCTGGCGTTTATCGATCTCGATCGCTTCAAGGCGGTGAACGATAGCGCCGGCCACGCTGCCGGCGACGCGCTGCTGCGCGAGCTGGCGGAAATGATGGGCCACCTGCTGCGCGGCAACGATTTCCTGGCGCGCCTCGGCGGTGACGAATTCGGCCTGCTGCTGCCCGACTGCGGCATCGATGACGCGCGCAAAGTGGTGCAGCGCATCGTCACCGCCATCAACGACCACCGTTTCCTGTGGGAAGGTAAGCTGCATCGTATCGGCGCCAGCGCCGGCCTGACGCTAATCAGCGCCCATAATTGCCAGAGCAGCGAGGTGCTGGCGCAGGCGGATCTCGCCTGCTACAACGCCAAGCACAACGGCCGCGGACAGCTGTCGGTATATGAAACGCGCCTGCAGCAGCGGCAGGATTTTGCGCTCTCGCATGACGATATGGTCAAACTGATCGAGCAGCCAATGCGCTGGCAGGCCTGGGCGGTCTCCGCGCCGCATACGCCACAGTCGGCGAACTTCCATCTGCTGCAGCCGCGCCTCACCGACAGTCAGGGACATGAGATTGATGTTGAAGCGTTCCGCGCCAGTCTGAGTGATGAGACGCTATGCGAGCGGCTCGACCGCGCCCTGCTCGACAGTTTTTTCAGTCGCCACGCCTCGGGCGTCTCCCATAAGGCGCTGAATGTCGTGCTGCCGCTGTCAGGCGAAGGGCTGCTTAATCCGCGCACGCTAAACCAGCTGCTTGAGCAGCTCGCCGCCGGGCCGCTGCGCGGCGAGCTGGTGACTATCAGCCTCGAAGCCAGCGCGCTGCTCAATCATGTCGACGCGCTGCATCCGGCGCTGCGGCAGCTGCGGCAGCTGGGCTGCCGCATACTGCTGCGCCATTTCGGCCGCAATCTGGAGGCGTTCGATCATCTGCCGCAGGCGGATATCGATTTTCTGCAGCTGGCGCCCGATCTGATCGCCAATGTGCATTTCAGCCTGATGGATGAAATGCTGGTTTCAATTATTCATGGCCAGGCGCAGCGGCTGAATATCGCTACCGTCGCCGGGCCGGTGGAGCTGCCGATCGCGCTGACGGCGCTGGCGAGCATCGGCATCGAGGCTGTCTGGGGCACGGCGGTCAACGGCGGTGAGCCGCTGGGCGCGCTGCTGGAGAACAGCTTTTTCGCCATTAAATAGTCCCGGCCGCACAATCACACGCGAAACATTTGCCAGTGCCGATCGGCTCGGGTAAAGTCACCCCCTTTTTTTGCTGAGGGGATATTCTGTGTTTATCGGTTTCGATTACGGAACGGCTAACTGTTCTGTTGCGGTGGTTGAAAATGGCGCGCCACGGCTGCTCAAACTGGAAAAGGATTCTCCTTATCTGCCTTCAATGCTTTGCGGCCCGACGCGCGAAGCGATCAGCGAATGGCTGTTTCGCCATCATCAGGTACCGACGCCTGAGGCGGAAAATCAGGCGCTGCTGCGGCGCGCCATCGCCTTCAACCGCGACGAAGATATCGACGTTACGCCCGGCAGTGTCCACTTTGGCCTTGATGCGCTGGCGCAATATATGACCGACCCTGAAGAGGTCTGGTTCGTTAAATCCCCAAAATCGTTCCT
This DNA window, taken from Mixta gaviniae, encodes the following:
- a CDS encoding diguanylate cyclase, with the protein product MTTDTFSPAQNAPFSLRPALLLGLLCFFASLFCLELSAFDNPISPIWYATAIMTMTVFRCRDRSLALWLAACLIGTLCANLLMFGPRWGLLAFSLINLLQGILGGLLLRMLLRAEAPLGSLLSWCKMVVAAGMLMPLLGGLMATWWLHIIGGAPDLHFFSTWVLSEIIGMLALGPVCLLWQSGYLRQQAQQQALLEPLATLAVSLLLCCLALRFLPWPFTFVIVILFWVAVRLPRLDAFFVFFANVSLMSLMLALNLIELRAASPAFIITAPWLPFLLVLIPSHIMTLVMFSFREEKKHISESEQRFRNAMEYSAIGMALVTPQGKWLQVNQALCRLLGYPPHHLQQMSWQQITWPDDLAADLQQAESLLRGEQNYYTLEKRYIRQDGEAVWVLQAVSLMRDVDGHPLYFISQIEDISDLKQSEAENQRLMERITLANEAGGIGVWEWDVTHDVMSWDKRMFAIYELEPTDRPTYEFWLARLHPDDRAMAEEAVRRALEESVPFTMDCRILTRNGIRYIRTQAESLLNEEGAIARMLGINQDVTELRMLTEALYQEKERMHITLDAIGEAVISTDEELRVTFMNPIAEQMSGWTQEQAEGKPVGDILRITHGAQGPEMENILRSNLPQAAAVTDLDRDLILHNANGEQFAIHYSLTPLTTLTGESIGSVLVIQDVSESREMLKRLHYSASHDMLTRLPNRASFEHQLKRLLLAAAEQQHVLAFIDLDRFKAVNDSAGHAAGDALLRELAEMMGHLLRGNDFLARLGGDEFGLLLPDCGIDDARKVVQRIVTAINDHRFLWEGKLHRIGASAGLTLISAHNCQSSEVLAQADLACYNAKHNGRGQLSVYETRLQQRQDFALSHDDMVKLIEQPMRWQAWAVSAPHTPQSANFHLLQPRLTDSQGHEIDVEAFRASLSDETLCERLDRALLDSFFSRHASGVSHKALNVVLPLSGEGLLNPRTLNQLLEQLAAGPLRGELVTISLEASALLNHVDALHPALRQLRQLGCRILLRHFGRNLEAFDHLPQADIDFLQLAPDLIANVHFSLMDEMLVSIIHGQAQRLNIATVAGPVELPIALTALASIGIEAVWGTAVNGGEPLGALLENSFFAIK